The following is a genomic window from Homalodisca vitripennis isolate AUS2020 chromosome 5, UT_GWSS_2.1, whole genome shotgun sequence.
acaaaacatgtacgatgtttcaacatcagagacacctgtaaATAGGGAAGTGGTAGTCTTATTGCTACTTCACCTGtttataggtgtctctggtgTCAAAAGATATAAATGTTTCGTAAAGATATAaagagcttcttcgtcgtcgactttcttttcacctcttcagacgatcatgactctagattccaggaatcaagtctgagacagcgtcagataccagaggctgcaataaaaggaaggtgaactggagctaaactcaaaattcaattgaatcgaCCCTTTTaaccatagctacattatttgtagaaaaaccattaattataaaaaattaaaatataaaattggccTTTCttcttttagaattaattttattttacaatataatattttttgtttattttcattttagaactGAATGCTACAGCCAAGGTGGAAGAAGACATATTAGAGGTGTTACCGGAGGCAGATATTGAAGTGGCGGATACTGAGGCAGAAAGAGAAGAAGAGGACGACTTCGACACATCAGAATCAAAACCTGCAACACTTAGTAACAGGAGGATCATCACCGGTAAACCCTACATCCAGCTATCCTCAACACTGAGGACTGGAGCCATACCTCCTGCAGACAAGAGCTTCGTAGACAAACTCATCTCCAGTTTTGACTTGTCAGCCAACACTCACCAGCAGAGGGCTCAGGCAGTAGGAGCTCGAGGCAGCCCTGGGCGTCTCTTCAGCACCCCTGGTGGCCTGCTCAACAAGAAGATACCCAATGGTCATAAATATGGAGATTATCAGGTACAGTTCTTGAAATTGTTGGCTAAGTTTCAATTTTTGTGTTGCTTTAATTGGCAGAAAGCTGGAATTGTGATATGATTTATcagttaaatcatttaaattttttctgaaagaatttaaattgaGAATAAAAAATCAACAACTTTTTGAGTCATGtggtttacattattttcaaagttGCTTTTGAAGCGGGATCATGTGTAGCTACAAATATTTAGCACTTGGAGGGTTGGGCAAGGGAAAGTTGTGGTAGAGCAAAAGTGCTTTAAAATCATTCTCCAAAAGCCAGCCAGTGTCTTTAATCCTGATCCGTTCATTTCTCCTTCCATCTTTTCCCAATTGCAGCCTAGTAATTATACTCTGTGAGCTGTTCATTTTGTAATTACACTTATGTTTGTTAAGTTTTCGTAAGGAAATAACCGATTTTCTTTACACAATTGTACACTTTCTTGGTACAACCCTTTAGTTTTTGGAAGAGCTCATGGACAAGGCAACTAAATTCTATGGATTTATGAGTCTAGCTTAGTGATGACACAAGGATGATTgcgtactcagttgaagattgtGCACTTCGCACTTCTTTGAGTACCATCCCAGCCAatgtaggagactaaactctgCTACTAAAACTTTCCTGGCTAAGATGAGATGATATATTTACAACTAGTCTATCTCTCCATGGATACACGTGGATACTCTGTCTGTGATCCTAACGTTGCTTCTTCGCGCAACTAGCGAGAGACTGGCATCTCAAAATGCTATCAAGAATTCCACAAGCAGACGTCCCATCTGGAACTTTTTCAACCTATGACTTGAGAAGAGTAATAGCCCAACACAAAAATGTCGGACAAGAAAAAGACTTTGGAGATTTCTCTACTGACCGAGAAATATGACAATTTTGGACTTACACAAGTACTTTGTCAGGCTAGGGATAGAAGAACCTTCCTTGCCTGGTCATGCCCGAGAGATCCTCTTGCTCCTTAGAGAGAGTTTCTTATTCCGTAATCTGAGTTGAGTAGCTCCTAAGAGTTAGAGCGGCTTGTTctcttaaaaaaaactatatcccTCAATAAATGGCTGCTAAAGCATAACAGGAATATCCCACTGTGCAATGCATGAAAGCGCCCAAAGATGAAGTTTGGTCACGAAAATTAATTTTCGTGAATATCAATTACCCATGGAATGAAACcctaaaaaactatattttgttttaaacatccAGTTGTCCtagaaatgtgaaatttttacatacatgCACGCCCTTGACATTCTACTGGCACTCGAAATACCTTAAACCAGAAGTAGACTATAATGGCCGGCATTTGTGACCAAAGTATATTTTTTAGAccaactaaatatatattttcttaatcggagcAACAATGCAAACACCATTACAGTACCTGAAGTAGATTCCAATGACAACTACAATACTATGACGTATGTTTTATAATTGATCCAAACCAGAAATACTTCTTCACACGCTAAACCTGGAATAAGAGCCAGTAAAAATGGTTTTACCTTTTGAAaccttaaatatttcaaatgttattagAATTGTTGGAGtgacacattttaatattataaaatgttgcaaaaactttatgtattttattggtaCTCATAAAATTTGATTCAAACTCAGACTTCCGGACCTCAAAGGATAGCTCTTTAATATAACTCAAATTGTGTTATTCTGAAATTGATCATGGTATTGGAATATCCTCCTGTTACAGTCATTTTCAAAAGTGTTTATTATGccattatacagtatattgcTTATGACGGACCTGTTATTTAATAGGAAATCACGCacaaagccacgggtaactgctagttatctAAGGAGTTTGTGGAGTAAACTCTGATAACAAAgaattcatattttaaagtttgactATCAAGCAGATATTCATGTCTGATATTAGTATCTAAACACCCTTTGCTCTCTGTATACTCTAGTGAGTGtgtaaaccattatttttaataggtaCTTCATAATTATATTAACCTCTTTTCAGTTGCTTTGTATAGATCTATCCGacttactaattttattttcaattgacTTTATTATTTGCGTTTACAGGCAATACCGACGAAGGAACCAAACTCAACGCCTGCTAGAGTCTCTCCAACTCTGCCTTCCTCCAACCCGACCGTTCACGTAGTCAGCATTCCTTCACAGCAGAAACAACGCAATGAAACTGAcagtatgaaataaattataataaactattgcatattaattaGCTGAAACTACACCTGCTATTAGTTACTATAAGTTAAAGATTTTGGTTAATAGTATTTAGTGCTGGATTATATCCCATCCAAAAAGCATTTGCAACATCTCCAAaacacaaagcagtttataatgtaaattataaaaaacatttaggaCTTATTTTCTACATAATAAAGGCCAGTTCCAGTTATTTAAGCACCCTATAGGACATTTTATGAGTGACTCCTAGTCTTGCCTATTATTGCACTTTCTTTACAATGCAAAATGCAAGGTGAATTACAGATttgttcttcagtttttttttttttttttttgttcttttataatttGGACTACCAGAGAAGTGCTTTCCACTGTGTTTGGTGCctattataataatctaaattttacttattaaaaaaactaatgtttaaacTGAATACTAATCATGAATATACACACTTTTCATACGTagatataataatgtaaattatcaCACTTTCAAAACTCATTATAATCTGTTACATACAACTTTGCATCTATGACACATTGCTTTACACAGCAGCAAAAACAAAGGTAATAAGACTTTGAAGGGAGGGTTGTGGTGAAATAGTGGTTAATGACACACAACATCAATAGGCTATGCAGAATTATATATTATCAGCTGATAAATCATTAAAGATGGTTCATCATATTAAGACCATAGGCAGGCTTGCTCAGTATATGTTTTGCTAAGTTTTttaaagtaggaaaagaccaaacattaaatgactaatattaaacgttttttatCTAATGAGAGGTTTCGTGGTGTTCTTTACACCACAAAAGCTGTCAACGTTTTGTGGACTCTGCCCATGTCCAGTGACTGTTGCAGGCAGCTGTTCATCCCCCCAGCTGTCCCTGTGTCGAGGAGTGTTGCCCTGGGATCTGACCGCTCCCCCTTTGATCGCTGGACTCCTCTCTCCTCCGGCCCTCGAAGCTGTCATGCCCTACTTTGAGATGATTACAAGCACCGGCTGCAGCCCTCGGATTCGACAGTTCATCTGCTCTCTGCTGGAGCCTGAGTGTCGGAGGTTGGGTCTCACCAGACTCTCCCCCTGTAGAAATGCTTGTAGAGGTAATGCTTTCGTAAACTAAACAAATTGAAGCTATAGATTTTTCCAAGTGCATTTTTCATTTGTCAGAAATAGAATGTGGAAAATATAATCACTATACAAAGGTGGTTCGATTAACCCATGCCAGCACACCCCATTTTTCTGACTATGCATGTATTTGTCAAACCATTCTTGTAGTAGACCATGATAATGATCATCAGGGAACAGAATAAATTTTCATCATTTTATAGGCCTTGCACAATGATACTTTGCTTCGTTTTATAGTTCTTTCATATTTAACTCTAAAATTCATCTCACGCTGAATGCAATCTCGCCCTTTTATTAATAGTACACTTGGAGActagtaatgaaatgtactattAGAGACAAAGCATGTTAATGGTACTTTTTCAACTTGTAAGAAATTCACATCATGGAACTAAAACAGGTTTGACTCTTCTAGATAAGCTATACCTTATTGATAACcatcaaaacactttttattgCAGCTGTTGAAGAAGAATGCAGAGATTTTATACTGGATTCACTGGACTTGTCACAAGTATTTAACTGTGAGATCTACCCAAATTCTGATGACCAAGAGGAATGTGTCAATCTGGCCAAAGGTAACAGGTTTCTAAATCAAATTCTAACACTAGCTTAATTACACCATACTTTCCCTAGAAGATTCAGAACTTTACTTCACTTCATTTCACCAGACATTAGTATTTATTGAAGATTCTTGgaataattcaaaaaaaaaaaattaaaactagtatttagtaataagaactcttttgtatattatttttatttttgtggcaAGGTCTTTCAAAatcaaaggtttcatcatcaggtgactctataaataaataaattattaatgattccAGGCGACAAATGCCTCAAGAACGAGTTCCAATGCTCTGATGGCACTTGTATACCCTGGCGTTGGGTTTGCGACAATAACCGAGACTGTTCGTTGGGCGATGATGAAATGAACTGCACAAAATGCGGCCAAGAAGAGTTCAGGTaatatttaggttatgttttacaACTCCAATCGGCTCATACCTTTTGATTGTTATAAGAGCCTTGGCTGTTGGGTATTAATTAATGACTATTGTTACGGAGAACTCAATTTTAGCTAATGATAAGGTTATACATTTCGCTTAGCTATTGTATTGACCACTCTTACTCTTCAACTACATTCATCTTCAAGTGCTATACAATTTTTGTGAATTTATagattttacttacttttttctGATGTAGGCCTACCAATAACCAATCATTAGATAAAAAATAGCTGCTGCTGCATTCAGAAGCATTGGACTGGGCTCTTGTAAATGATTCAAGAAACCAGTCTGACATACTATCCTGTGTCTGGTTCAACATCTAATAACAACACTACAGCTGTGATCCTAGCATACTTGTGAAtccttgtaattttatataagtgCTGCTTGAAAGTGATTCCAGTTTTCTATTGACACAAAGAGATTGTAAactatttacttcattttaaaattcagacATCActgttgtaaagttttaaatactcaAACCAtcccaataattttaaaaaatcaattgatttgaattttcaaaatagcCATAATTGTTATTCCAAAGTAAAAGTTGGATCTTCTTACATAATCTTGAAAAGttaccttcttcttagtgcaatGTCTGAAACAGGAcactgtcatagacttgactcctggaatctggggtcatgtttgtttgaagagatccaaataagATGGCAATGAAGAAAATCAAAAGGAACTCTTTTCATcatttcgacattagagacacctagactacaacaTACAgcgtgtaaattaagtcctgatacgcctgggtatattccaaatggattaaGATATCgagtacaaccttcaccatacttattaaaatacctttttagaCTTTTTGAATGGTAAAAAGTTTCTCCTGCCCTTTTCAGAAGGATGTACGGGagggtaaatttaaattttcaaattacaacccATATCttatgacatataattttaattgtctatttaatagaaacacaatgacatgaaatAAAACATCTCTATGACGTTCCTAGctaaagttatgggcaaataaccgCTTACATCTCAGTGTATAAATTAAGTcgtgatacgcctggatatattccaaacggattgagatatcgatgtacaaccttcactatacttattaaaatacttttttggatttttcgaatgataaaaaaatttcccccctttcCAAAGAGGGTACAGGGatagctttaaatttttaaattgtaactccttcttgtgacatgtcattttaaagttcTATTTAATACAgacacaatgacactaagaaaacacctctacgccgtttgtagtaaaagttatgggcaaataaataacgaaaaaaaTAATCTAGGGATAATTCTTATGTCTTGCGAATTTCAACACAATGTATGTGTGATATCTTTTAGCAAAACTTTGAGCTG
Proteins encoded in this region:
- the LOC124361789 gene encoding uncharacterized protein LOC124361789, whose translation is MRKYHCNIFTKPCAGSMYKLESAPGVYESVLTWRVLRWALVPAALLLGLALLVYFSVDSSEDSLHSHQKNAHLVTVEGEEISLDETFVTYHIPQSDSELNATAKVEEDILEVLPEADIEVADTEAEREEEDDFDTSESKPATLSNRRIITGKPYIQLSSTLRTGAIPPADKSFVDKLISSFDLSANTHQQRAQAVGARGSPGRLFSTPGGLLNKKIPNGHKYGDYQAIPTKEPNSTPARVSPTLPSSNPTVHVVSIPSQQKQRNETDSSCSSPQLSLCRGVLPWDLTAPPLIAGLLSPPALEAVMPYFEMITSTGCSPRIRQFICSLLEPECRRLGLTRLSPCRNACRAVEEECRDFILDSLDLSQVFNCEIYPNSDDQEECVNLAKGDKCLKNEFQCSDGTCIPWRWVCDNNRDCSLGDDEMNCTKCGQEEFRCAADHKCIPLEWKCDRRQDCSDGSDEFNCQTTEVLMPHSHTSPCPSGELRCVDGRCITVHQICDNVHDCSDGADEANCSLPLT